The following coding sequences are from one Capsicum annuum cultivar UCD-10X-F1 chromosome 3, UCD10Xv1.1, whole genome shotgun sequence window:
- the LOC124897140 gene encoding antimicrobial protein PN-AMP1-like, translating to MKFQVVILVLLALLLTTTSAQQCGRQAGGRACANRLCCSQYGYCGSTRAYCGVGCQSNCGRSATGEGENVNNGGPN from the coding sequence ATGAAGTTTCAGGTGGTAATTTTGGTGCTATTGGCCTTGTTGTTAACCACAACAAGTGCTCAACAATGTGGAAGACAAGCTGGAGGGCGTGCCTGTGCAAACAGGTTGTGCTGCAGCCAATACGGGTACTGTGGTTCGACTCGGGCATACTGTGGAGTTGGTTGCCAGAGCAATTGTGGCCGTTCTGCCACTGGCGAAGGTGAAAATGTTAACAATGGCGGTCCCAACTAA